One Aliidongia dinghuensis DNA segment encodes these proteins:
- a CDS encoding NAD(P)/FAD-dependent oxidoreductase, translating into MSTMLAELRPDRAVSPSLRKRVVIVGGGFAGIAVARALRRADVDVVLIDRRNHHIFQPLLYQVATAVLSPAEIAAPIRQLEVKQRNLSVLLAEVTSVDVASRTIEASSPVVGVRKIAFDYLVVATGMRPSYFGHDEFAQFAPGLKSLSDAETIRAKILGAFEAAATTEDDGERARQMTFVLVGAGPSGVELAASLAQMVRVTLRGNFRHIDPAQASIILLDAGTRVLPTFAEPLSRRATRRLTKLGVKVLTGVKVETVDAEGVVAGGNRIPSATVLWTAGVAASPIPKMLGTKTDRAGRALVDPFLKVVDAPGVFVVGDAASVMQDEHPVPGVAQAAIQQGRFVGRLIAKELKGRKVERPFRYFDKGNMAVVGKNYAVLERGWLRTSGFLTWLVWAFVHILALPQLQNRLRVQRQWLWSYFTGQRSSRLIPEPPRAPSA; encoded by the coding sequence GGATCGCGGTGGCACGGGCGCTGCGGCGCGCCGATGTCGACGTCGTCCTGATCGATCGCCGCAACCACCACATCTTTCAGCCGCTGCTCTACCAGGTGGCGACGGCGGTCCTCTCGCCTGCGGAGATCGCCGCGCCGATCCGTCAGCTCGAGGTGAAGCAGCGAAACCTCAGCGTGCTCCTGGCGGAGGTCACCAGCGTCGATGTTGCTTCCCGCACGATCGAGGCGTCTTCTCCTGTCGTGGGCGTCCGCAAGATCGCGTTCGATTATCTCGTGGTCGCGACCGGCATGCGCCCGAGCTACTTCGGGCACGACGAGTTCGCCCAATTTGCCCCGGGACTCAAGAGCCTCAGCGACGCCGAGACGATCCGAGCCAAAATCCTGGGCGCGTTCGAAGCGGCCGCAACCACCGAGGACGATGGCGAACGCGCGCGGCAGATGACGTTCGTGCTGGTCGGCGCAGGTCCTTCTGGCGTGGAACTCGCCGCGTCCCTGGCGCAAATGGTAAGGGTCACGCTGCGCGGAAATTTCCGCCACATCGATCCGGCACAGGCCAGCATCATTTTGCTCGACGCGGGCACGCGGGTTCTGCCGACCTTTGCTGAGCCGCTGTCCCGCAGGGCGACCCGACGGCTCACGAAGCTCGGGGTGAAGGTCTTGACCGGAGTGAAGGTCGAGACCGTCGACGCAGAGGGCGTGGTCGCCGGCGGAAACCGGATCCCCAGCGCCACTGTGCTGTGGACCGCTGGGGTTGCGGCATCGCCTATTCCAAAGATGCTCGGCACCAAGACCGACCGGGCAGGGCGCGCGCTCGTTGATCCGTTCCTGAAGGTCGTGGACGCGCCCGGCGTGTTCGTCGTGGGCGATGCGGCGTCGGTCATGCAAGACGAACACCCGGTGCCCGGCGTGGCGCAGGCGGCGATTCAGCAAGGACGCTTCGTCGGGCGGCTGATCGCGAAGGAGCTGAAAGGGCGAAAAGTCGAACGTCCGTTCCGCTATTTCGACAAGGGCAACATGGCGGTCGTCGGCAAGAATTACGCTGTGCTGGAGCGGGGCTGGCTGCGCACAAGCGGGTTCCTGACGTGGCTGGTGTGGGCGTTCGTTCACATCCTCGCCCTGCCGCAGCTACAGAACCGCCTGCGCGTCCAGCGCCAGTGGCTTTGGTCGTATTTCACCGGCCAACGCAGTTCGCGCCTGATCCCTGAGCCGCCGCGAGCGCCCAGCGCGTGA